The nucleotide window ccctttcctgggctgcagccacTGATAGTGGCAGTGCCAGCTTTGTGCCCAACTCCTCTTGGCCTGGCCTGCAGGGACCAAGCTGCAAAGTGGCTTCATGTTGATGCTGTTCCTTCACTCCTCCCGAGCAGCctccagccagggctgctgtgctgggggagcagcagcgTCTGGTGCTGCGTGTGCTGGAGTTCTCCACTCATCCCACCTGTGTGGGAGATCCCCAATGTGCTCCTGGTGGGTGGTTCCAGGTCACCATCCCCCCAGCCTGCTCAGGTTGTGTCTGTGctggctccctccctcctggaggcacaGCCCGGGTTCCTCAGCAGGGTGACCTGCTGCACTTACAGCCCTTCTCTGCCAAGGTCTGTGCTGTCTGCTCAGGAACCATCCCTGGGCTGTGCAACAGGAGGTTTTGTGTGCTCCTGCGTGGCACCCTTGGCACGCTGGCTTTGCACTGCTCTCCCCCCTGTGATCCCCTCCAAACCCTCACCCGGCGCTGTTCTCTCCCAAAGACACACGCACCCACTGCTTGGTTAGATCAGTGTTATTTCTCTGTGTGCAGTGTTATTTCTCTGTTGTTAAGTGCTTGTCTGGGAAAAACCTTTGTCAGTAGAACAGGGGGAACTGGGGTCCCAAGGGATGGCTTTCTGGGAATGGTGGGGCTGTGGGATGCTCagcattttttgggggggtgaaGCAAGGAATGTTAGCAGCAAAGCCTGAAGAGTTAATTTTGGGAGCTTACAATacccctttccttctccttttggCTGCCAGGAGAACCcgtggagggagaggaggggaaaaccATCTCTCCCCTCTGGCAGGGCAGCAGTCCAGGAAGGGGTTTGCTGAGCACCAGCAGCTTTCCTTCCTCTGGGCTGGCAAGTCCGTGTGGAGGAGGCTGGGAGCcgggcagagctgcctgctAGCTTCTTGCCACCTGCTCTTTGGAACTGTCCTCCTGCAGGTCCTCCTCATCCGACTGCACCACGGGGGTCTCAGCCCCCTCCTCACTGGTGTCCAGGCTGTTCAGATCCGTGGAGGCCGAGGACGTGGAGGAAATGCGAGACTTGCTCTCGGCTGCGTCGGGCACTTGCAGGGTGATCTCCTCTGGGCACTGGCTGGCATCTGCCCCTGGAGGAGAGAGCAGTGTGAGAAACAAAAAGCCTTCTGGAGGTTTATTGCTCCCTAGGCTTCATGGACAGCCCCTCCAAAACGCGTGTTTTATTCCTCGGCAGGCTGTGCATTCCTGGCTGCTCCCCGTGCGGCCGCTGTGGCCGTTCCCCACCTCACACCCCCGGCTTGGCTCGGGCAGTTGCTGCACATTCCTTCCCCGGTTTTGGCAGTGGAGCCGTTTCCGTCTCACATGAAGcacagctcagagctgtgctgtgtgagGCTGCAGCAGGCCAGGAGATGTTTGGCCTGACCTCACTGACCTGTGTGCGTGGAGGAAGGTGCggccaccctgggctctccctgccctctctggGGTCTGGCTGGGGGGTGGAGGGGTCCTGCAGCTTTCCCACTCAGCACAgtgagctctgcagcacagtggGGGCCTGGGGACTCATGACTAAACACTGGCTGCTCCAGAGGCGCTTCAGGACAAGGGAATTTGACCCATGGACGAGGGAGGTGCCTGGGCTCTCCTGTCTTCTGCAGCACAAGGTTTTTACAGGGGTCTGTATGTCTGGGCTGTGGAGCTGGATACTGACATGGAGCAGCCCGGGGTGAGATCCCTCCAACCTCACAGACCCCAGCACCAAGTGTCTCCCTTTGGGTGGGTGTGGATCTGCCTGCAGGGTGGCCAGGGCTGAGGAACCAGCCAGTGTGGGCACTGGGGGCAGGAAGGGCTTCCAGCCTGGCCCACAAAAGGCCAGGACTGCACATACCTGGCAGGGATCCAACAATGCCGCTCTCCTCTGTCCCACAGCCCAGAAACACATCCACTGTGTCCTGGTCTGACAGGTCCATCATgtccatctgctccagcatgtcCACATTCACCTCCATGGAGGAAATGCTGCCTAAGGGAGCTGCAAGAGATAGAGTCCAGTGAAAAGGTGGGTGCTAGTGCCAGGTAAAGGGCACCATCAGCACTGTGTAGGCAGGACCCTGAGGAGGGAGACTAGCCTTGCCACGGGGAACTGAATTCTACTTGCTGGTAAGGGACCCCCAGGAAAATCATGTTTCCTTAAAACATCCCTCCTGAAGCCCCTGCTGTCTCATTGCAGtccttgtccctgctccaaACTGCTGTCTGGAGGAGCCTGCCCAAAGCCAGTGACTCTGCAGGGTACCCATGTGTGAGTAATGCACAGCACACCCACACACAGCCTGTGTGGTCCTGTCTCGGTGCAGGACatgtgtgtccccagtgcctggGGATGTCCCACCCATCTCTAACCCCTGTGTCATTGTTCCCTGAaaccccccagccctgtgctgcccacagCACTTACGTCTCCGATGCTCTATCTGCAGGTGAGACATCGGGAAGAAGAAATCCACATCATGCTGGAAAACCTCCTCAAAGAACTTCTGCCGGTCCCGTAgtttgagctgctgctgctgcatttgctCCGCATCCAGGCTCCGCTGGGCCTGCTCCATGTCGGCTGGGGAGAAAGGGGAGGAGAGTcaggccaggcagggctgtctgagCCCTTCTGTGCCAGCTCACACCgtacagctgtgctggggggctGGTGagtcccctctgctctgctttacCAGCACGCACTGAGTTAGTCACCGTGGGTAGATGTTACACACCGGCACAGCAGCGTCACCAGCACATGCTGTGCTGGAGCCTCACTCAGATCCTGCTCCTCAGGTGCAAGGCAGCCAGGAATAGGGAGCTCATATGCTCACGACTGCTGGAGGGAATTATCAGGGGGGAAAGGGTGCTGGTGTGAGATGAGCTGCGGTTTGCGCACATTCGAGTTTCAGTTTCCTTGCTACCCAACCAAGGGCTGTCTGTGAATGCTAATGAGCAGGGGAGCTCCAAGAGCAGGGGAGCTCCAAGGGACGAGAACTGGCATTAGTGCTCCAGAGTTTCTGGGCTGAGGGATGCATAAGGAACAAAAGCCGCTCGCAACCCTGTCACCCCTGCCCGTGCACACCCCCGCCGCCACCGTCGCTATAAATATGCTG belongs to Pseudopipra pipra isolate bDixPip1 chromosome 17, bDixPip1.hap1, whole genome shotgun sequence and includes:
- the DBNDD2 gene encoding dysbindin domain-containing protein 2 → MSGPGAQSRSRRLPADMEQAQRSLDAEQMQQQQLKLRDRQKFFEEVFQHDVDFFFPMSHLQIEHRRPPLGSISSMEVNVDMLEQMDMMDLSDQDTVDVFLGCGTEESGIVGSLPGADASQCPEEITLQVPDAAESKSRISSTSSASTDLNSLDTSEEGAETPVVQSDEEDLQEDSSKEQVARS